Proteins from one Chroococcidiopsis sp. CCMEE 29 genomic window:
- a CDS encoding GH3 auxin-responsive promoter family protein, which produces MANLLLPLLTTIAERAKANFVKKTRQTTAVQERFLQSLLQAHKDTELGRKYGLNDIKTLDQFREQIPVLPYSSYEPYTERIAKGEKNILTPDPVVYLNTTSGSTGKQKLIPVTQRFQNSLGWANLTCIGFLNAALRARGRKFGKLLVTNTALITGRTSGGIEYGPGGTGVLRMGKFLYEQLFAHPYETLKASDSLTRHYLCFLFALRDSSMRGMGANFPMLILRMCNYLERYAEDLIQDLETGTIASWLKLEPEIRARLERQWSATPARAAQLREIWKTEGRLTPKLAWSQLSFVATARGGTSDFYFERFPHYFNDIPGFGAVFATAEGTISIYPELNNDGSILAIETGFFEFIPQDQWEAEHPKTLLATEVKAGELYRILMTNYSGFYRYDIGDVVEVLGFYEQAPLIVFRHRRGGILSSTTEKTTESHATQVMQALQQEFGLPLEDFCITLSENEFPAHYLVNIELSPGQILTNPQAFLVSFDRKLKEINVYYEAKRRDQVPPPRLRILAAGSFAIVRQRQLQKGIPDSQLKFPHISEDRSFLAGLIVEQEVRLPEDRD; this is translated from the coding sequence ATGGCAAATCTATTGCTACCACTTTTGACGACTATTGCTGAACGGGCTAAAGCGAATTTTGTGAAGAAAACTCGCCAGACCACTGCTGTGCAGGAGCGGTTCTTGCAGTCTCTGTTACAGGCTCATAAAGATACTGAATTAGGGCGCAAATATGGGTTGAATGATATCAAAACGCTCGATCAATTTCGAGAGCAGATTCCAGTTCTACCTTACAGCAGCTATGAACCTTATACTGAGCGGATTGCCAAAGGCGAAAAAAATATATTAACGCCTGATCCGGTAGTCTACCTCAACACGACCAGTGGTTCGACAGGAAAGCAGAAATTAATCCCGGTGACTCAGCGATTTCAGAACTCATTAGGATGGGCTAACCTGACTTGCATCGGCTTTTTAAATGCAGCGCTACGGGCAAGGGGGCGAAAGTTTGGCAAACTATTAGTTACCAATACCGCGCTAATCACAGGACGCACTAGTGGTGGCATTGAGTACGGACCAGGAGGGACAGGAGTTCTCCGCATGGGTAAGTTCCTCTACGAGCAATTATTTGCCCACCCTTACGAAACTCTAAAAGCATCTGATAGCTTGACACGCCACTATCTCTGCTTCCTATTTGCCCTGCGTGATTCATCAATGCGGGGCATGGGAGCTAACTTTCCCATGCTGATCCTGCGGATGTGCAACTATTTAGAACGCTACGCCGAAGATCTGATCCAGGACTTAGAAACAGGGACAATTGCCAGTTGGTTGAAATTAGAACCAGAGATTCGTGCCCGATTAGAGCGACAATGGTCAGCAACACCAGCACGCGCCGCCCAACTGCGTGAAATTTGGAAAACAGAGGGAAGACTCACGCCCAAACTCGCTTGGTCTCAGTTGTCTTTTGTCGCCACCGCCCGCGGTGGCACTTCAGATTTTTACTTTGAACGATTTCCCCACTACTTTAACGACATCCCAGGATTTGGTGCAGTCTTCGCAACAGCGGAAGGCACCATCAGCATTTACCCCGAACTCAACAACGACGGCAGCATCCTGGCAATCGAAACTGGCTTTTTTGAATTTATCCCACAAGACCAGTGGGAGGCAGAGCACCCTAAAACGCTACTTGCCACTGAAGTGAAGGCAGGGGAACTTTATCGCATCCTGATGACCAACTATAGCGGCTTCTACCGTTATGATATTGGCGATGTTGTAGAGGTTCTGGGCTTTTATGAGCAGGCTCCCCTGATCGTATTCCGTCATCGTCGCGGCGGGATACTTTCTTCTACAACTGAGAAAACGACTGAGTCTCATGCCACTCAGGTGATGCAAGCCCTGCAACAAGAATTCGGCTTACCGTTAGAGGATTTCTGTATTACTTTGTCTGAAAATGAGTTTCCCGCTCATTATCTGGTGAATATTGAACTCTCTCCCGGTCAGATACTTACCAATCCCCAAGCCTTTTTAGTTAGCTTTGACCGGAAGCTGAAGGAAATTAACGTTTACTATGAAGCTAAGCGGCGGGATCAGGTACCTCCTCCCCGACTGCGGATTTTGGCGGCTGGCAGCTTTGCAATTGTGCGCCAACGTCAGCTACAAAAAGGCATTCCTGATTCTCAGCTGAAGTTTCCTCATATTAGTGAAGACCGCAGTTTTCTCGCTGGGCTAATCGTAGAGCAGGAGGTGAGGCTGCCGGAAGATCGGGATTAA
- a CDS encoding cupin-like domain-containing protein — protein sequence METKPSHDIEGKPTNLANSILRVHGSFIKPEIFFENYQKTGTPVIITGLLDNEPDWNIDYLCEKFGKQEFLFRNYGRDRYKQEKRQWKSIGSGVDLQSLPFVEYAEMVRNHQAHENNISLGKCPLKNTPLADTPSLKTVGEKLGLTKPMSGLNIYVAPGGHSSGLHYDSVDGTLMQLHGAKKLVLFPPSQTYNLYPFPVYIHLRYGLKLRCWFSQVYPDNPDFQSFPKFKQALQHKREVILTQGEVLYIPAGWWHDVTALGDEMVCAVNRFWRIYPTQRAVFSWSRWRAVIGNICAVPYLLSNLAIALFSSSRRQLVNQMSHRV from the coding sequence ATGGAAACTAAACCAAGTCATGATATTGAAGGAAAGCCGACAAATTTAGCTAATTCAATCTTGCGAGTTCACGGCTCATTTATAAAACCCGAAATATTTTTTGAGAACTATCAAAAAACAGGAACACCAGTCATTATTACAGGATTATTAGATAATGAGCCTGACTGGAATATAGATTATCTCTGTGAAAAGTTCGGCAAGCAAGAGTTTCTTTTTCGGAATTACGGACGTGATAGATACAAGCAGGAAAAACGTCAGTGGAAAAGTATAGGAAGTGGAGTTGATCTGCAAAGTCTACCATTTGTTGAGTATGCAGAGATGGTGCGTAACCATCAAGCCCATGAAAACAACATTAGTCTAGGAAAATGTCCTCTTAAAAATACGCCCCTTGCTGATACACCCTCTTTAAAAACAGTTGGAGAGAAACTTGGTTTAACTAAACCTATGAGCGGTCTGAATATTTATGTTGCACCAGGAGGTCATAGCTCAGGTTTACATTATGATTCAGTGGACGGTACTTTGATGCAGCTGCATGGTGCTAAAAAGTTAGTGCTTTTTCCACCGTCTCAAACCTATAATCTCTATCCGTTTCCAGTCTATATTCATTTGCGCTATGGCTTAAAGTTACGTTGTTGGTTTAGTCAGGTTTACCCTGACAATCCAGACTTTCAATCATTTCCAAAATTCAAACAGGCACTCCAACATAAACGCGAAGTCATACTCACTCAAGGGGAAGTTCTTTATATTCCAGCGGGGTGGTGGCATGACGTAACAGCATTGGGAGACGAAATGGTTTGTGCTGTTAATCGCTTCTGGAGGATATATCCTACCCAAAGAGCGGTGTTTTCTTGGAGTAGATGGCGTGCAGTTATTGGCAATATTTGTGCAGTACCATACCTTTTATCGAATTTAGCGATCGCCCTATTCAGCAGCAGCAGAAGGCAACTAGTTAACCAAATGTCGCACAGAGTGTAA
- a CDS encoding sterol desaturase family protein encodes MTPLAKLAVGTACFAVAFVLASLVEYWLHRLMHVSPRIGERHRDHHRRNEGQGVVWEFRDYVKGSCLVMFLLFFYSLAAGIGWFLGGLTYAAFSAYAHQLQHENPTKCFWMKMPVHYVHHKYGMWHHNFGLAVDWWDRVFGTYKPVEWLTEEELEQPKRGYLQLRWW; translated from the coding sequence ATGACCCCGTTAGCAAAGCTTGCTGTAGGAACCGCCTGTTTTGCCGTAGCTTTTGTCCTTGCAAGTTTAGTGGAATATTGGCTACATCGCTTGATGCACGTCTCGCCTCGGATTGGTGAACGTCACCGGGATCATCATCGTCGTAATGAAGGACAGGGCGTGGTGTGGGAGTTTCGAGATTATGTGAAGGGCAGCTGCCTAGTGATGTTCCTGCTGTTCTTCTACTCTTTGGCAGCCGGAATTGGTTGGTTTCTAGGTGGGCTAACTTATGCGGCATTTTCAGCCTATGCCCATCAGCTACAGCACGAAAATCCAACCAAGTGCTTCTGGATGAAGATGCCAGTTCATTATGTGCATCACAAGTACGGGATGTGGCATCACAATTTTGGTCTAGCTGTAGATTGGTGGGATCGTGTATTTGGCACCTATAAACCTGTGGAATGGTTAACAGAAGAAGAACTTGAACAACCAAAGCGGGGTTATTTACAACTCCGGTGGTGGTAG
- the leuB gene encoding 3-isopropylmalate dehydrogenase, which produces MTQQHYRITLLPGDGIGPEIMTVAVEVLKVVGEQLNLHFEFQQALIGGAAIDATGEPLPDETMEMCLKSDAVLLAAIGGYKWDTLPRHLRPETGLLGLRAGLGLFANLRPAKILPQLIDASSLKREVVEGVDIMVVRELTGGIYFGQPRGIFTTETGDRRGVNTMAYTETEIDRIGRVAFETAQKRSGKLCSVDKANVLEVSQLWRDRITQLAPEYPDVELSHMYVDNAAMQLLRWPKQFDTIVTGNLFGDILSDAAAMLTGSIGMLPSASLGAANPGVFEPVHGSAPDIAGQDKANPLAQVLSAAMMLRYGLNQPTAADRIEQAVLQVLDRGDRTGDIMSPGMNLLGCHAMGNALIEVLEQLATSVI; this is translated from the coding sequence ATGACACAGCAGCACTACCGCATCACTCTTTTACCTGGCGATGGCATTGGTCCGGAAATTATGACTGTTGCCGTAGAGGTGTTAAAGGTAGTAGGTGAGCAGCTAAATTTACACTTTGAATTTCAGCAAGCCTTAATAGGGGGTGCAGCGATTGATGCCACTGGTGAACCCCTACCCGATGAAACCATGGAAATGTGCCTTAAAAGTGATGCCGTTTTGCTAGCAGCGATCGGCGGTTACAAGTGGGACACCTTACCACGGCATTTGCGACCAGAAACCGGACTTTTAGGACTACGAGCAGGGTTAGGTTTATTTGCCAATTTACGACCCGCGAAGATTTTACCCCAACTAATTGATGCCTCGTCCTTGAAGCGAGAGGTAGTAGAGGGAGTCGATATTATGGTGGTGCGCGAACTCACAGGTGGGATTTACTTCGGGCAACCCAGGGGTATTTTTACAACTGAAACTGGTGATCGGCGCGGCGTGAATACAATGGCTTACACAGAAACGGAAATTGACCGAATTGGGCGGGTGGCGTTTGAAACGGCGCAAAAAAGAAGCGGTAAACTCTGCTCAGTGGATAAAGCAAATGTATTGGAAGTATCACAGCTATGGCGCGATCGCATTACTCAGCTAGCGCCAGAATACCCAGATGTAGAACTATCTCATATGTATGTAGATAATGCCGCTATGCAGCTGCTACGTTGGCCTAAACAGTTTGACACCATTGTTACGGGCAATCTGTTTGGTGATATTCTCTCTGATGCTGCTGCCATGCTCACCGGCAGTATTGGGATGTTACCCTCTGCCAGTTTAGGGGCTGCTAATCCGGGTGTGTTTGAACCGGTCCACGGTTCTGCCCCAGATATTGCTGGGCAGGATAAAGCGAATCCCTTAGCGCAGGTTTTAAGTGCGGCGATGATGTTACGATACGGCTTAAATCAACCAACTGCCGCCGACCGAATTGAACAGGCGGTGTTGCAAGTGTTGGATAGAGGCGATCGCACTGGGGACATCATGTCGCCAGGGATGAACCTATTGGGTTGCCATGCTATGGGCAATGCCTTGATTGAGGTATTAGAACAACTTGCTACTTCAGTTATTTAG
- a CDS encoding ABC transporter ATP-binding protein, with amino-acid sequence MLKELAIRTCGLTKQFDRHIAVNDVDLQVQAGEVYGLIGPNGAGKTTLIRMLAAAEEPTTGEIYIHGDRLVRQSNSTLKQRLGYLPDDFPLYDDLTVWDYLDYFARLYHLKEPRRSQRLREVLELVQLTHKRHSLIATLSRGMKQRLSLARTIIHAPILLLLDEPVSGLDPIARMQFREIIKVLQEAGITILISSHVLSDLAELCTSVGIMELGYLVESAALSQLYQRLSRQQIFLSTLEKLEALKAELNNHPLVEEWEVLPGQQRVRVYFTGNQEDCAVLLRSLVAAGIPLTEFHCTQEDLETIFLKLGHKQAS; translated from the coding sequence ATGCTCAAAGAACTGGCGATTCGCACTTGTGGACTGACGAAACAATTTGACCGCCACATTGCCGTTAATGACGTCGATTTACAGGTACAGGCAGGTGAAGTATACGGACTAATTGGACCGAATGGAGCCGGGAAAACAACGCTGATTCGCATGCTGGCAGCAGCTGAGGAGCCAACTACTGGGGAAATTTATATTCATGGCGATCGCCTGGTGCGACAAAGCAACTCCACGCTCAAACAGCGACTGGGCTATTTGCCCGATGATTTTCCCCTTTATGACGATCTTACAGTCTGGGACTACCTGGACTATTTTGCCCGGTTATATCACCTAAAAGAGCCACGCCGCAGCCAACGCCTGCGGGAAGTTTTGGAACTGGTACAGCTAACCCATAAGCGCCATAGTCTGATTGCCACCCTTTCACGGGGGATGAAACAGCGCCTTAGTTTGGCGCGAACAATTATTCATGCACCGATTCTACTGCTGTTGGATGAGCCGGTTTCAGGTCTCGATCCAATTGCTCGGATGCAGTTTCGGGAAATCATCAAAGTCTTACAGGAAGCGGGGATAACGATCCTGATTTCATCCCATGTGCTGAGTGATCTGGCAGAACTGTGTACTTCCGTAGGCATTATGGAGCTAGGCTATTTAGTTGAAAGTGCTGCTTTAAGCCAGCTCTACCAGCGTCTGAGCCGCCAACAAATTTTCTTATCAACTCTGGAAAAACTAGAGGCACTCAAAGCAGAACTAAATAACCATCCTTTAGTTGAAGAATGGGAGGTGTTGCCAGGACAACAGCGTGTGCGCGTTTACTTTACAGGGAATCAGGAAGATTGTGCTGTTTTATTGCGATCGCTTGTTGCAGCTGGCATTCCTCTCACAGAATTTCACTGCACCCAAGAAGACTTGGAAACTATTTTTCTCAAGCTGGGTCACAAGCAAGCATCTTAA
- a CDS encoding CoA-binding protein, with protein MKLTPESKVLVQGMTEPLSSTHAARMKAYGTNVVAAVSPGQGGQTLHDIPLFNLVEQALAEVGPVDTTIIFVPPYQALDAALEAIAAGIRQLIIISAGMPPLDMVKLLHKAEATETLVVGPNSPGIIVPGKILLGNHASEFYTPGLVGIVSRSTTLTYEIALELTKAELGQSIGVSIGSDAITGSSFIQWLQILDEDETTKAIVLVGEPGGNSEEAAARYIAEAIDKPVIAYIAGCHAPTGKHWGHTGTLAAMVGRGDNVGTAQSKLEAFKAAKVPIAERPSEIPALVKKALKK; from the coding sequence ATGAAATTAACGCCTGAGAGTAAAGTTTTAGTTCAGGGCATGACAGAACCACTCTCGTCAACCCATGCTGCCCGCATGAAAGCCTACGGCACGAACGTTGTCGCTGCCGTAAGTCCCGGTCAAGGTGGGCAGACTTTGCATGATATTCCGTTATTTAATCTAGTAGAGCAGGCACTGGCAGAAGTTGGTCCAGTTGATACCACGATTATTTTTGTACCTCCTTACCAAGCACTAGATGCTGCCTTGGAAGCGATCGCCGCCGGTATCCGTCAGCTGATCATCATCTCAGCGGGGATGCCTCCTTTAGACATGGTTAAATTGCTACACAAAGCTGAGGCAACAGAAACTTTAGTGGTAGGACCGAACAGTCCCGGAATCATTGTGCCAGGAAAGATTCTATTAGGTAATCATGCCAGTGAGTTTTATACCCCCGGTTTAGTGGGAATTGTCAGCCGCAGCACCACCCTTACCTATGAAATCGCCCTGGAGTTAACCAAAGCGGAGTTAGGACAGTCAATCGGAGTCAGTATTGGCAGTGATGCGATTACAGGCTCTTCCTTTATCCAATGGCTGCAAATTCTAGATGAAGATGAAACAACAAAGGCAATCGTCTTAGTGGGGGAACCGGGTGGAAACAGTGAAGAAGCTGCTGCCCGGTACATTGCTGAAGCAATTGATAAGCCAGTGATTGCCTACATCGCTGGTTGCCATGCACCAACTGGAAAACATTGGGGTCATACTGGCACTCTGGCAGCTATGGTCGGAAGAGGAGACAACGTTGGCACGGCACAAAGTAAGCTAGAGGCTTTTAAGGCAGCTAAAGTTCCAATTGCTGAGCGCCCTTCTGAGATTCCAGCATTGGTGAAAAAGGCACTTAAGAAATGA
- a CDS encoding succinate--CoA ligase subunit beta, producing the protein MDLLEYQAKEWFREMGIPVLPSQRIDRSRDLKGLKIPYPVVLKSQVRTGGRGKAGGVKFVTNTIDAIAAAQTIFNLPILDEFPEVLLAEAKYDSDQEFYLAVVLDAVARRPLLLGSPQGGVDVESAPELLQQVVVDQEFSPFYARRLTVKMGLPGALIQSVSTIVEKMYQLFVQKDLDLVEINPLGVSSTGELMALDGKVTVNAQAIARHLDIAAMAEKLANRANGRQPAAELGKWNEIDKSGNIGIISNGAGLVMATLDLVTNASSKPATCLNVGHGRNLDSSLLTFGDRLEQGLELLSQDKNIQVILVNILSSVPTTLEVAEVIANFVQRHESSSARTRSHHPHLVVRLAGLELEAARERLATVQVPLVENLDEAVAKAARLAKSSASKK; encoded by the coding sequence ATGGATTTGTTAGAATACCAGGCTAAGGAATGGTTTAGGGAGATGGGCATTCCAGTTTTGCCATCTCAACGCATTGACCGTTCTCGCGATTTGAAAGGGCTGAAGATTCCCTATCCAGTGGTACTCAAATCCCAAGTTCGCACTGGTGGCAGGGGTAAAGCCGGTGGGGTGAAATTTGTGACTAATACCATCGATGCGATCGCTGCTGCCCAAACAATTTTTAACCTGCCCATTTTAGATGAATTTCCCGAAGTGCTGTTGGCTGAAGCAAAGTATGACTCCGACCAAGAATTTTACCTGGCGGTGGTTTTAGACGCGGTAGCTCGCAGACCACTCCTTCTAGGCTCTCCCCAAGGTGGGGTAGATGTGGAGTCAGCTCCTGAGTTGCTACAACAAGTTGTGGTCGATCAGGAATTTTCACCGTTTTATGCCCGACGGCTAACGGTAAAAATGGGATTGCCGGGAGCACTAATTCAGTCTGTCAGCACAATTGTGGAGAAGATGTACCAATTGTTTGTGCAGAAAGACTTGGATCTAGTGGAAATAAATCCGTTGGGTGTCAGTTCAACTGGTGAACTAATGGCGCTGGATGGTAAGGTAACAGTCAATGCTCAGGCGATCGCTCGTCATTTAGATATTGCGGCAATGGCAGAAAAATTAGCGAACCGTGCTAATGGTCGGCAACCTGCCGCTGAATTGGGCAAGTGGAATGAAATAGACAAATCGGGAAATATCGGGATTATCAGCAATGGGGCTGGACTAGTGATGGCAACTTTGGATCTAGTAACCAATGCCAGTAGTAAGCCAGCTACTTGTCTAAATGTCGGGCATGGACGCAACTTAGATTCATCATTGCTTACCTTTGGCGATCGCCTAGAACAAGGTCTAGAGCTTCTTAGTCAAGATAAAAACATTCAAGTTATTTTAGTCAATATCCTCAGTAGCGTTCCAACTACCTTAGAAGTAGCTGAAGTTATTGCCAATTTTGTGCAACGGCATGAAAGCTCCTCTGCCAGAACCCGCTCTCACCATCCTCACCTAGTTGTTCGACTTGCTGGCTTAGAATTGGAAGCAGCCAGAGAGCGATTGGCAACAGTGCAAGTGCCACTGGTAGAAAATTTAGATGAGGCTGTAGCTAAAGCAGCCCGTCTCGCCAAGTCATCTGCTAGTAAAAAGTAA